In the Ruminococcus sp. OA3 genome, one interval contains:
- the ylxM gene encoding YlxM family DNA-binding protein, whose protein sequence is MEKIVEQALLYDFYGELLTDHQRQIYEAVALNDYSLSEVAQDLGISRQGVHDMIKRCSRILAEYEEKLHLVQKFLSIRDKVNRIHALTKNCEGETKESLMKQIEEISVGILEEL, encoded by the coding sequence ATGGAAAAGATAGTAGAACAGGCATTATTATATGACTTTTATGGTGAATTGCTGACGGATCACCAGAGACAGATCTATGAAGCAGTCGCATTAAATGACTATTCACTCAGTGAAGTCGCACAGGACCTGGGCATCAGCCGTCAGGGGGTGCATGATATGATCAAACGCTGCAGCAGGATTCTCGCAGAGTATGAGGAAAAGCTCCATCTGGTACAGAAGTTTTTGAGTATCAGAGATAAAGTGAATCGTATTCACGCGTTGACCAAAAACTGTGAGGGTGAGACGAAAGAGTCTCTGATGAAGCAGATTGAAGAGATATCGGTAGGTATTCTGGAGGAATTATAA
- the larE gene encoding ATP-dependent sacrificial sulfur transferase LarE → MTENRKKVRELLADITRKDVCIAFSGGVDSSLLLKLALAEAKRHDTTVYAVTFDTQLHPSCDIQIARAVAGEMGARHQVIEVDELANPAILKNPVDRCYLCKKELFARLLEFADSKNIRTVLEGTNRDDDFQYRPGIRAVEELGVLSPLRVCGLSKREIRTWAKELGIAVADRPSTPCMATRLPYGTVITAEILKRIESGEEFLKTFGFQNVRLRVHGDIARVELDRGAFIEAVDRSEEILTELKKLGFTYVTLDLEGFRSGSMDKNRNSSDGASSCPPSELLRKKL, encoded by the coding sequence TTGACAGAGAATAGGAAAAAGGTCCGTGAACTGCTGGCTGATATCACCAGAAAAGATGTGTGCATTGCGTTTTCGGGAGGCGTGGACAGCAGCCTTCTGCTGAAGCTGGCACTGGCGGAGGCAAAAAGGCATGATACCACAGTGTATGCCGTAACTTTTGATACACAGCTGCATCCATCCTGTGATATACAGATTGCCCGTGCGGTTGCGGGAGAGATGGGGGCCAGGCATCAGGTGATAGAGGTGGATGAACTTGCAAATCCTGCGATATTAAAGAATCCGGTCGACCGTTGTTATCTCTGCAAAAAAGAATTGTTTGCGAGGCTGCTGGAGTTTGCTGACAGTAAAAATATCCGGACTGTGCTGGAAGGGACGAACCGGGACGATGATTTTCAATACCGCCCGGGAATCCGGGCCGTGGAGGAACTGGGGGTGTTGAGCCCGCTGCGTGTCTGCGGACTGTCGAAGAGGGAGATCCGCACATGGGCAAAAGAACTGGGGATAGCGGTTGCGGACAGGCCATCGACTCCGTGTATGGCAACACGGCTTCCGTATGGAACCGTTATCACCGCAGAGATTCTGAAACGTATTGAGAGCGGTGAAGAATTTTTAAAAACATTCGGCTTTCAGAATGTGAGGCTTCGTGTGCACGGAGATATTGCAAGGGTGGAGCTGGACAGGGGAGCATTTATTGAGGCGGTGGACCGGTCGGAGGAGATTCTGACGGAGCTGAAAAAGCTCGGATTTACTTATGTTACTCTGGATCTGGAAGGCTTCAGGTCAGGCAGTATGGATAAAAATCGTAACAGTTCAGACGGCGCATCTTCTTGCCCGCCGTCTGAATTGTTACGAAAAAAGCTGTGA
- the larC gene encoding nickel pincer cofactor biosynthesis protein LarC, protein MEDRILYLEGSSGISGDMTVGALLDLGADESHLRNELSKLPLSHYEIEVGRIKKNGIDSCAFRVAVAEEHQPHRSYGDIEQMIMESELEEKVKRLAVKIFYVLAKAEAKVHGVTTDTVHFHEVGAVDSIIDIVAAAICICDLGITQTAVGTLREGCGTTWCQHGEIPVPVPATAELIAQYGLPVSLTDTKGEMITPTGAAIAAALRSRELLPEEMVIRDIGIGAGTKEFPHANILRAMIVSEIRKPEDVWVLETNVDDCSGEQLGFLQEELLNLGVKDVVYLPVYMKKNRPAYLLQVLCQDEMAEAAEDMIFRESTSIGIRRYRAGRNVLERRMERIPTKYGEIRMKICYRSNHVYTYPEYEDIRRAATKEGIGYREVYEAAVREAGELFDRE, encoded by the coding sequence ATGGAAGACAGAATATTATACCTGGAAGGATCGTCCGGGATCAGCGGCGATATGACAGTGGGCGCCCTGTTGGACCTGGGTGCGGATGAATCTCATCTGAGGAATGAACTGTCCAAACTGCCGCTTTCACATTATGAGATTGAGGTTGGACGAATTAAAAAGAATGGCATTGACAGCTGTGCATTCCGGGTCGCGGTGGCGGAGGAACATCAGCCGCATCGTTCCTATGGGGACATCGAACAGATGATCATGGAGTCGGAGCTTGAGGAAAAGGTAAAGAGACTGGCGGTAAAAATATTTTATGTGCTGGCGAAGGCCGAGGCGAAGGTTCACGGCGTCACTACGGATACGGTACATTTTCATGAAGTCGGTGCCGTGGATTCCATTATCGATATCGTTGCCGCTGCAATCTGCATCTGTGATCTTGGAATCACACAGACGGCAGTGGGAACGCTCCGGGAAGGCTGCGGGACGACGTGGTGCCAGCACGGGGAGATCCCCGTTCCGGTACCTGCGACTGCTGAACTGATCGCTCAGTATGGCCTGCCGGTATCACTCACAGATACGAAAGGTGAGATGATCACGCCGACCGGTGCGGCGATAGCGGCAGCGCTTCGCAGCAGAGAACTGCTTCCGGAAGAGATGGTGATCAGAGACATAGGAATCGGTGCGGGTACAAAGGAGTTCCCACATGCGAACATTCTGCGTGCGATGATCGTGTCGGAAATCAGAAAACCGGAGGATGTGTGGGTGCTGGAAACCAACGTCGATGACTGCAGCGGAGAACAGCTTGGCTTTCTGCAGGAAGAGCTTTTGAATCTGGGGGTGAAGGATGTGGTATATCTTCCGGTTTATATGAAGAAAAACAGACCGGCATATCTGCTGCAGGTTCTCTGTCAGGATGAAATGGCGGAGGCAGCGGAGGATATGATTTTCAGGGAATCTACGAGCATCGGCATCCGCAGGTACCGGGCGGGAAGAAATGTGCTGGAACGGAGAATGGAGAGGATACCGACAAAATACGGGGAAATCCGTATGAAAATCTGTTACCGAAGCAATCATGTATACACCTATCCTGAATATGAAGACATCAGACGCGCGGCAACAAAGGAAGGGATCGGCTACCGGGAGGTGTATGAGGCAGCGGTCCGGGAAGCAGGTGAGCTGTTTGACAGAGAATAG
- the larB gene encoding nickel pincer cofactor biosynthesis protein LarB encodes MDTYKLLEQVKNGELSIAEAEEQLKKLPYEDIGCAKIDHHRSLRSGFGEVIYSAGKSVEQMRAIYRSFYERRENVMGTRASRDQYLALSGEFPEIEYDETARILGLYFNRPRQTGCVAVCTGGTSDIPVAEEAAQTAEYFGCRVNRIYDVGVAGIHRLISKLDDIREANCVIAVAGMEGALPGVVAGLVERPVIAVPTSIGYGANFQGIAPLLTMLNSCAEGIATVNIDNGFGAGYLAAQMNRLAGSKS; translated from the coding sequence ATGGATACATATAAATTATTGGAACAGGTTAAAAATGGAGAGCTTTCCATCGCGGAAGCCGAAGAGCAGCTGAAGAAGCTTCCTTATGAAGATATCGGCTGTGCCAAGATCGATCATCACCGAAGCCTTCGAAGCGGGTTCGGGGAAGTGATCTACAGTGCCGGAAAGTCAGTGGAACAGATGCGGGCAATCTACCGCAGCTTTTATGAGCGGCGGGAAAATGTGATGGGTACGAGAGCCAGCCGGGATCAGTATCTCGCGCTGAGCGGGGAATTTCCAGAGATAGAATACGATGAGACCGCGCGGATCCTGGGACTGTATTTCAACCGTCCCAGGCAGACCGGATGTGTAGCGGTGTGTACCGGAGGTACATCGGATATTCCGGTGGCTGAGGAGGCGGCACAGACAGCCGAATATTTCGGGTGTCGGGTAAACCGGATCTATGATGTGGGTGTGGCGGGAATCCATCGTCTGATCTCCAAACTGGATGACATTCGCGAGGCTAACTGCGTGATCGCGGTCGCAGGTATGGAAGGCGCGCTTCCCGGTGTGGTCGCCGGACTCGTGGAACGCCCGGTGATCGCAGTACCGACATCGATCGGATACGGCGCAAACTTTCAGGGGATCGCGCCGCTGTTGACAATGCTTAATTCCTGTGCGGAGGGGATCGCAACCGTGAATATAGACAATGGTTTCGGAGCCGGCTATCTGGCGGCACAGATGAACCGCCTGGCGGGATCAAAATCATAG